The nucleotide window ATATCACCATCAAGGTGAATTAATGCACTTGTTCACTTgtttgctcactcactcactcaattgCTCTCtcactatgtatgtgtgtgtgtgtgtgtgtgtgtgtgtgtgtgtgtgtgtgtgtgtgtgtgtgtgtgtgtgtgtgtgcgtgcgtgcatgttagagagagagagagagagagagaaagagagaaagagagagagagagagaacaaccagAGGACTGATATATGTACTATGATCTGCTTCAGGTTCTCCGGCCAAACCTAGACTCTCTCTCAAGGGCACTGCACCGGTTCTTACTGGAGACCACATCTCGCTGACCTGTGAATTGCCGTCTGCTGGGTGGCTCTTCTACTATTACAAAACCACACCTGACTCACagcatgttagtgtgtctgaAATAAATTCCTACAGCATCAGTCCTGCTAAAGTCTCTGATGGAGGACAGTACTGGTGCAGAGCTGGGAGAGGAGACCCAGTCTACTACACACAGTACAgcaatgcattgtgggtaaatgtCACTGGTGAGtattatgtctgtctgtctgtctgtctctctgtctatctatcgatctatctatctagttgtGTTTTACACTAATTCTGCttgcatgtaaatgtatttGTATGATATGCCCTTAGAGAGACCAAAAGCTGTTGTGAGTATGGAGCTTAATTGGACACACATCTTCCATGGAGAGACAGTCACCCTACGGTGTAACATCCAGACAGATGACAACCATGAGTGGGAGTACAGCTGGTACAGGAATGGGATTCATCTGTCTATAAATCAACTCCATACATTCACTACAACACATGTATACAAAGACAAGTACATGTGTCAGGGACGACAGAAAAGCAACCAAAAGGAGTCAGACTTAAGTGAAGCTTTTACTCTGAATGTGACTGGTAGGTTTACTTTTATACAGCTTCAGCTTTGATACGTTCTCAGCCAGTGCTcaacaagaaagaaaaaaaaaacaatattataaCTACAGTACTatatgaccaaaaaaaaaaaaatcatcgtCGGTTTTTGGCTTTTGGGACATTGTTATCAAAGGATGGTTTTGCTAGCACCATTACAAACTCATATTAGTCACTAAACATCATATTTGTCTTTCAATAGAAAAACCAACGCCAGTTCTTAGAGGACCTCCACATATCTGGCTGACTGAAGGAGACTCAGTGACTCTGAGCTGTGAGGTTACAGGCTCCGCTACAGGCTGGAGATTCCACTGGTACAAAACAGTTCCTTTTAGAAACAGATTACCCGCTGTTACATATGAAGGCACAACATTCTATCTTGAGCTTCTCTCTGAtggtgagagaggaagtggaggcTCCTACACTCTCAGCCCTGCTGCTCTTAGACACACAGGGGTTTATgtgtgcagagcagagagaggagagccagcCTATCACACAGAGTTCAGCCAACTCAAGCCCATTTTTATTGCAGGTAAGTTAAAAGTACAGTTATAAGCATGTGTATATAAGAATTGCACCATTGTGTATTTACCCATATATGTTCAAGGGTGTGGCATAGCATTTTGTGGCATTGCACCACTTTTGATACAAATATAGTGTCTCCATTTGTCCCGATTCCTCAGGTGTGCCTTCAGCCTCCTTGGTGATTAAACCCAATAGAACTCAGCACTTCAACggtgactctctctccctgagctGTGAGGTACAGGGCAACTCCACTGGATGGAGACTGAGGTGGTTCacgaagagagaggaaaaatcaCAGTGTCCATATTCATGGAAAACATTGGGTCCTCGATGTCGTACTGACTTGGACTTAACTGACAGCGGCGTGTACTGGTGTCAGTCAGACAACAATGCGTACAGTCACATTGTCAACATCACTGTGCACAGTAAGACAGCAACATTTCTCATATTATGTCACATATCACTGCTTTATATTTTACCCCAGTATCTAAGAGATTCTCTACCATGATAACTTGGCAGGGTGAATTCATGTAGTTTGGACTCTCCTATAAAAAAATGTAGTTTGATACTGGATATCAAGCATAGCATTAGTTTAGGCATGGCACTCTAGTCTCTGATGCTCAGCGGATCCTGATTCAAACACATTTCCCCACttgaatatacagtaggtggtctgtttttttctcacaaATCAGTCAGATACTGTCATGGCTGGAAAAAAATGCACAGTGTCTGCCTAACGTAAACCATCATCTGGTTACACTATCCTTGCTAAATAAATATCCCAGCTCCACTATTGTTTTGTTAGGGGTTTAATGACTTTTACCTTAGCCTTTAGTGCATTTATTCAATGTATTCTGCATTGTTTGGTATGTATTGTTAtctaatttgttttgtttgctctcctctctttactGCTGCTGGCTTGctctgaggggggtgggggactaCAGTGTTGTATGGGACTAACAATAGGCCGCACTGAAGCTAACAGTGAACTTTTATTTAACATGTGCATCCAacatgttgtttatgttgtttgtCTTCTATCAGATGGGCATGTGATCATTGACAGTCCTGCCTACCCAGTGACTGAGGGAGATGCTTTGAGTCTGCGCTGTGTGTATCGCATTCAGCCGCCTGACTTCCACGCTAATTTCTTTAAAGACCACTTGCCTTTGAAAAACCATACAAGAGGAGAGATGACCATCACTGCTGTCTCAAGGAAGGATGAGGGCTACTACCAATGTGAGAACTCACAAGGAATATCACCCGAGGCCTATGTTACAGTTAAAGGTAATGCCTGAAACTGAAATTGAAAGATCAGTACATCTATGTCCATTGAACGTATACTGTGTACATCAACAGTCTGTAGACCGCTGTGACAAATGCAATGTATTTATGTGCCAACAGCCTCTCTCTCAGAGCCGGGGTCCTCTCATGTGCTAGTCACTGTGTCTGTGGTACTGGTGACTCTCTTCATTTTGGTCATCATACTGGCCCTGATTTACTCTAAAAAATTCAAGGGTAAGTGTAAGGTTGAGAACAAAAAAGACCCCTAAATCACAGCCATAATAAAGTGGGCAATCCGCATATTATGCAAATAATGTTTGTGCTATTACATCTCTTTGCAGGTTTgtacaatcacacaacaactaTGTGagttttctttctattttgtCTTTGTGACAGTCATTTCATAATTCACACTCTCTCGTATCACATTTTGTCTCAAAAGTGTATGATGTCTTCATGATGTTAGATGTGTCTTGTATGCCTGCAGTGCTCATCAAGATCAGAACCTTAATGACCAAACTCAACATCTAAATCAGCAAGGATATACTCATCTGGAGAGTGGTCAGTTTACAGAATAAAAATGGTCTGCATAAAATGTTTTGAAGAGTGCATCCAGTTCTTTACCAAATTCTCTCTTACAGACACAGCGCATGTGTACGCCACAGTCAACTTGCAAAACAGAGGAgaaggtttcttttttttcatttaaacattaaattctGTTAGTGCTATTCTGACATTATGTCTGAAGTAAACAGAACATCATCAATATAATGTTTACAATCCTCCAGATGAGGCCACAACAGGATCTACAACTGATTTGACATATGCTCAACTTGAATTGAAACCAGGCAAAAATAAGCACAAAATCAATAACAACAGTGGTAAGTAAGAAATATTTGTTTTAGAGAAACCCCATTACAAATATCATCTGTTGTCAAATATTCTCTTTGTTTTTGTCAGGGGAAGAGGACACAGCTACAGAACTTGTGTATTCAGAACTCAAAGCAGGAGGCAGTACAGGTGAAACAGGTCTGTTTATCCTGAGTGCAAACACAcaggggctctctctctcttgctcacacacaacacaacccaccggccaccgctgtgacaataataatagcaatagcaATTACAAGTGTTGTAGGAACTGTTACccatcatctacagtatacatagATGTATCTCTATTTGTGAATAATCACACAATTCTCATGTTGATGACTGAGGGTGGATTTATCTAGTTGTTGAGTACAGTGGAATTTGATTCagtaaaatctccattctcccTTAAAGATGAACACGTGCCCAGTGATGTGATCTACGCTACGGTTAATATGGCAGCAAAgaagcaaaaaaataaaggtatctctcctctttctctcgctatctctAATTTCATTCAGTAGTTCATAATTCAACAGACTATACAGTTCAGTTGAGCTAATTATGCCACATACATATTCATTCATAATGTAAAAGGTCCCGTGTACAATTCTGTTGCAGGGCAAGATCAGCCACAACATGGCGATGTGAGCGATCCAGAAGTCAATGTTAAAACAAAAGAGCTAATTACAAAAGGTAGGGCTCTTTTTTATTCAGCATTGCACAATGATGGTATTTTATGGCTAAGTCATAgcgttacagtatatgtttgaaATGTAACCAATATTTAGTTTAATATTTAAGTTAAACATATTTATACAGATCACTGAGGCTGGATCATGGTGTCATTCAGTGGTTGAAAACCAGAAGATTTTGACAAGTCAGCATGTCAGCATTAAGTGCAGAGAAAccaaaagcacacactcactcactttctctctgacacacacacacacacacacacacacacacacacacacacacacacacacacacacacacattcatagacaTACTACAACATCATTGAGGCAACATGTAAATATATCACAATGAGAAAACCACCACCCAaatgagaaaaaagagaaacaaatatCAAGGTCACATCATTCTTTATTAGAACATTTAACTCAACTTGCAATGAAATGTTGGACATTATAGTTTTGATGATTTTCAACAATGAAGAGGGGACACATGAGTATGAAGGTGAATCGTAACTGTCAGTCGTCTGTCATTTCAAAACTATAAACACaaatctcaaactacattcacaAAACCATTGTGGGAATTGTTGGAGCCCCACATTCCAAACAAAAACATAGAATCCGAATAGCAAGGTCTCTTTTATCTTTTTATTGGAACATTTCAGTGAAGTTTGACAAATGCAATTTACATATGAACATTTTGATTGTAATGAATTTCTAACAACGAAAGCGGGGCCATATTATTATGAAGGTGAACTGGAATGGATGTATAATGTACAGTTTTGACTAATGTGTAGGGCACCTGCAAAATCAGTTTTTTtcttaatacagtatatatttttctGCAGCTATCTTTCTACAGCTATGACCATTGTCTAATTTGTATTGATTAAATGTTTAACATTCTTTTTACATGTCAATTTCACTAAAAGCAGAGCTGTGAAACATTTGTTTTCAATCAAAGTTTTGTGCACTTTCCttatcctcctgagacccggggaaaaaaaagttttaattttgagattttttttagatgatttaagtattttggtctaaagaaacatgctgcagcaaaaaaaaaattccaaaaATGTTCTTAGTTGCTGAGTTATCAGATGTCCTTTGCAAAGGACATCGGGACTATCCGAATGTCCTAACCCTATAGTAATAGTAttgcattgaagtcaatggagtgttagggtatgtgagatattacaggcaggccccagccgtggcgcaacaggctggggcacctgcaccgcacaccggcgacccgggttcgattcccgccccgtggtcctttccggatcccaccccagctctctctcccattcacttcctgtcattctctctactgtcctgtccaattaaaggcataaaaagcccaaaaaataacctttaaaaaaaaaagatattacaggcaaataggtggccaagaaaggctttgctccccctcaagtgtttttaacatagctttCAGAGATGGCTACTATAATGAAGTGTTGCCATAATGGCTGAATTAGCATTCAGAcggccataataatgagcctGGCTCATCGGTGTTGCATACATGGCACACTGTAGAGCTAGGTTTTAGGTTTGGAGGGGTTACTACACTCTCCCTTTAATGAACTTGTGTTGAAGAAGTGCAATGGCTTGCTGTGAGGGCATCAGAGAGTATACACCATGATAGGGACTCTCattatttgacctctgacccctgtgccaAAAACCCAAGAGACGAATGAAACGTTAGTGTTCAGGGCATCCTAGGATGGCAGAGGTACACTAAAGGGATGCTTGATGGATaaattgtaaatgtgaaagcacTTTTAGGAGTGGCAAATAACCATTTACAGGTAAATGGAGTAATCAGTCACCCAAAATACAAATTGGGTAATGTACATTGAGGCAAATTCACCTACGATGTACTTATTTCTTAATAAACCTTAAGGTTCTAGCTTACACACTGCTTCTGGGGCTGTATTGTACCTTAAGGGATCCCCTTTTATCCTGTATCTCcttttatttattagaaataagtagaaaagACCTTGTTGTCTCACTCAACCCTCTGCCTTCTAAAACGTAGAAATTGGTTAAAAAGCAGGGGTACTGAGTCCCGATGTCTACTACAGGGGACATTGAACAAAAGTTATGTTTTGAAGGTGTTAGAATTGTTGGATCTTTCTGAAATTTCTCTGAATTCAAGTTGAGACTGTCATTTTTATGACACAAATTGactgtgtgcaataaaacacataataatgaccaaaaatggtcaattaccTCTGTTGCtgccatgaaatgaaaaaaattcaacagccgccattttgaaaataaaatgtgtgaaatctgttaacccaacccacataattgtggtatcaccagaaagcccaggatgtcctcttgagagtacaaaaggatttgaatagttggcatgaatggtatttcatttataagactgagggccagatgtactaacacagcgctaacagcgagtttttgtaaacacagaatgcgaacgctgtgcttggctatattgcgtggaatttactaagctgtcacttcattacgttaactgcggtcatccccgcccgttcccgcccctcCACAACGCTAGTTGCGTGCGCAGAgctgctgaaccacaagcgcagttgaatattgcaatattaaaaagaatccaagtttagcgatcatacatgagacaaagagatgtcaatgagcagcgacagacagagtaggcctagaagttctactaatccacttaaaaaaatacttgtgaactatttactgctgGTAGACTATACGggtatgacttacagtaatgcctgtctaacagattgggaagtgtaagctatgtcgtgaaagagaaaatacgattttagagaggcaaacaaaagttaaggttgcttttgacatagtataatgaagaaaactgatgctctgaatagtgattcagctgactctaaacgtttttctaatagacgcatttaaccgcaatttggattacacctgctttcagaaggcggaagttttcaACGCAaagtagacgtgcgctgttttcatacataaggcggaatacttaatcaatcgctattagcacctctcctcccctgtacttgcgcgttacacccatttccagctgatccgcccaggaattaatatgcatgacacggaaaagcgcaaatagccattctcagctcccacggcaggcagtctgcgcgtttctctcattgcggcgtgtttgtacataccatccccatgtttatacgcgcacgttacgcctgaaatgggcgcaaaacgttagtacatctggccctcagactgatgtcccctacagaggacaaaaatgaatggccgggtctcaggaggatatattcataaatagatgaaaatgttatacagtatattaatttaagcacaaaaatgttttaaaaaaaataaaaaactgtgtTGCCTAATAATCCACCAGAGTTGAAATGTAAGCGAACAAGTGCTATACTGATTGTCTTGTAATACCGCATTGTACCATGTGTGGCACTGTCTTAAATACAATGCATGTCAATGGAAGAGTCCTTTGTGGCTGCATTCAAGACAACTTGAATCCAGCATAATCACACATTTAAAAAGCCCTCATGATAGTAACTAGTGAGGTAAATTCTGTCTAATACATTAGCTGTGACTTGGTTGAAACTGGCTAACATGagaatatgtgaccctgtaaagcggaaccagtcgtttcggtaaaatttactaaattaagttattgtgctcacgtgaacggccataaactaagctttccaacgatatgtatattgagggtattacacaaactatcgctatgATAAGCGCAtcaaaagttgacatggttctcctgtcatgatatgccagaagaggagaaatcaccattttaagcggcgcgtgcacaatggGAATGACATCAAATTTGTTGAATCCTCGCCGGGTTTAATagtcaaaacatatgtttttccatgaaatgcgttcacgatatgaaactgtagactgtatacagtcgaattatgcgacaACGTGAAAtttaacattttaacccggaagtttgttattgttgattttctcaaaataacgttgtgcgcaaaatgactgatttcgctttggaTGGTCACATATGATAAGGGATACGGCATGGAAAAAGATGACTGACTAAATGAATATATAAAATGTTTGATGTAAATATCTGTCAGTTGCTTCAATTTCTTGCTTCATATAGGAATTGAACGAATCAAGACGGTGATCGCCTTAATGGGCCTTTTCTTCGTCTTATGCATCTCTTCTTATGATTTTGGTCTTGATTAATTCTAAAAAGTACAGAGTAATATAAACAATTCCTGTAGTATCATATCAGCATCCCATGTGTCATTAAAAACTGTTGCATGTCAagacaattcaattcagttcaataaTTGTATTATAATTGGCAACATGCTTGTGTATGTGGCATTAACAGAAATGCAATTGAAAACATGGTCCATGTAACACTATTCCATTGAAATGGCAATGGTGTATGATTACAATTTTGGATCTATGTATTACTAAATGCAGCTGTtagcaaaaataaaacataagttGCATATCCCTTACCTATCCCAACACCGGAGTAGCCTTTTACCTTGTGAACCATCAGGACTGAGACAAACGTGTTTTGTCCTGTCATTGTCCTCTAGGGTCAGTCTGgataacaaacagacacacacaaacatctaggCGAAACAAtccacaaacatgtacacagtaaacacatagatgagaaattaaattattattattattacaattattCAATACAATTGCATAGCACCAGTAATCAAAAATTGAATTCAATATATGTGGCCTGTGAAAAAGCACTTACATTATTTCAGTCCCACAAGAAGGTTTCCACAGCTCAATGTTGAAGTCCTTTATTTTACGCCGGCTTACACTTTGTGCTTGCATTGGACATTGGCAAAGTGAAGGCACTGGTAAGTTTGTTCAAAAGATCAGATCATTTATGATTTTCACATCAATtcttgacttaaaaaaaaataaaaacatattcacacatacaaTGGGGGTTGTGAGCAAATTCAACTTTTAGGAGTTGAATGCTACATTTAAGAGTTCAACTCAATGCTTGCGACGAGGACAAAAACAAATATCTTTATCCTATAAAACAACAACTATAAAATTAACACAAATGAAATGGTGTTGGGCAGGTGACTTTAAAAGCCTATggatttttgaaaaatattcagagaaaggttaatcaatcaatcagaacAATACATACTATTATTAACCTGTTATCTAGAATTGAAAATAGTGTTTTCACCCCAGAACAAGTGAAATTGGTTTTAGTCTCGTCTTTGGTTACGTTGTTTCCGCTTTAGTTTTCATTCTTTGAACTGTTTCTAATCCCTGCTACGAAGCACATGGTTATAGTCTACCAGATGCTGTCTCTCAGGCTAAAGTTACAGTGTAtttgtgcgtgcgcgcgtacacacacacacacacacacacacacacaaacacaacccgaAAGAAGATTCCCCTATCAGATGTTCAGAGAATGAAATTGCTCTTCAAAGTCTTTTTCTCAACTTGTGCTAGTCAGAGGATGTTATGTCTGGTGTCTTATCTGGTGAGGTAGACTTGTAATTATCATTTAGCTGGATCTTGGGAATTCCATTAGGAGGAGTGAACACACGTTCTCAAAAAAATATATGACCTAGGAGTCTTTGCTATTCGACTCCACCTTTTTTGTTCAGACAGACTTTTTAATAACAATATatggtttattttgttgttgtaacAATTAGAAACATATTGCTATAGTTGTCATTGTTCTACAAATTCCATAGAAATAACGATTTGAGGAATCATAACAGCTTTCAGAGCTAAATTCAACAGTCTTTCTTGTTATGTTAGTAGCTCCACAAATTATTAATGAAGAGCTAGTTGTCAAGGCTAAACACTTTATAATTCATTTCTATGtaagcatacagtatacctCAGTGTTCATGAAgaatttacagtatgtttactACCTAATCTTCTAGTAGACCTGGCATCATAGCCTATGAATGGAGAAGGAAAGAAATaggtaaataaatgaaaaataaatgtttgcacaAGTCAAATTGTATTGATCTTACATAAAAGTAATATTATAGTGTGTCTactgggtaacataggtacacctgttttgttttttttttcataattgtttgagCCCTATAAGTGTGGGCCCTGGTGAAATTGACGTGGCCCATACATAAGACAAACTATACAGACATCCTAAAGGGATGTCAAAAAACCTCATCAGAAGTAGCCTTCACATGTATGAAATACATGTACTACCCACAACTATTCAAGTTAGAATAAGAAATATATCCTTAATGGTAAACAAATGAACATTTTAGCATTTCactttaacaacaacaacaaaaaaatatagccgcaagcggcgatggcgggcccgagcacctgcggtgcggagacctgtgacatttcggaatctaacaaatcaacatgtgcgtgttggtgggcatgtgcatgagcaacacacatgcccattaaatttggtcaattttcctgaatgtatgtgtcaaccacaacagacaacacgctaggtggcgctatagagtccctaagccacaccccaggccagagctctatctctgactatcgatatcaataacgcacaagcccaccaaatttggttcattttcgtgaatgtgtgtgtcaaccacaacagacaatgcactaggtggcgttatacagtccctaagacacccttggccagagcgctgtctctgaatagctatagcaataacacacaagcccaccaaatttggttcattttcgtgaatgtatgtgtcaaccacaacagacaatgcgctaggtggcgctctagagtccctaagccacactctaagccagagctctgtctctgactagtggtagcaataacacacaagcccactaaatttggttcattttcatgaatatatgagtcaaccacagtacacaacgcgctacgtggcactatagagcccctaagccacaaactaggccagagctctatctctgtatccatatttgtagttcaaatttgagatgataaccagtgtgttgatatggtgtactgtaaatcatgcatctgtaaggcttacatcaatatctttgcttcagatcattgaattcataaaacctgttgctgtttttaatgtgtgtgtgtgtgtgtcttgatgtaaacaaaacgtaactaagtcatgattgtttgacttttctgtattctggttattacatgctattccaaccaagcatttttgtgaggataagaaccactttagtggtaaactggtcggggattgaaccggcaaccctccagtcacaagccccaagccctaaccagtaggccacggctgcctcaaggtgtgtgtgtgtgtgtgtgtgtgtgtgtgtgtgtgtgtgtgtgtgtgtgtgtgtgtgtgtgtgtgtgtgtgtgtgtgtgtgtgtgtgtgtgtgtgtgtgtgtgtgtgtgtgtgtgtgtgtgtgtgtgtgtgtgtgtgtgtgtgtgtgtgtgtgtgtgtgtgtgtgtgtgtgtctgtgtctgagtctctgtgtggaaagcgggggaggttagagagacatccagctgggagagaggggaggggtgggaagaactgtggggggagggaaacagactagagtgggtgagccacagtgagggagcaagaccatgcgcggctaggaacagagacctataaaaacctaataaacctaaatatctcactttctgttaacatggttgaaatcaaaattgcagcataggttaatatgattattattattcatcaactcgcttcaaaatattttagctaaaactgtgtccaccacaatgattaatgcgcttttaaaaaacacaaacaacaccaaattcaaaactttgtatatgattgtcactacaaacacactaactaatactctattaaatttcatccaaattagtcactgttttctgcctataacaccaactttttgttccttttataagacacctaggttcaaaccttcgccatttcgatatacttttgaaatgcaaaaatctgttcgcaatttctcttgggcaacccctcaagatcattttactgctaaaatgaca belongs to Sardina pilchardus chromosome 16, fSarPil1.1, whole genome shotgun sequence and includes:
- the LOC134059423 gene encoding C-X-C motif chemokine 9-like isoform X1; its protein translation is MSSYPAALLLTLLVAMLPAQHLLVSGYEVEDDQIRPPDGYDARSTRRLVPSLCQCPMQAQSVSRRKIKDFNIELWKPSCGTEIILTLEDNDRTKHVCLSPDGSQGKRLLRCWDRINQDQNHKKRCIRRRKGPLRRSPS
- the LOC134059423 gene encoding C-X-C motif chemokine 9-like isoform X2; translated protein: MSSYPAALLLTLLVAMLPAQHLLVSGYEVEDDQIRPPDVPSLCQCPMQAQSVSRRKIKDFNIELWKPSCGTEIILTLEDNDRTKHVCLSPDGSQGKRLLRCWDRINQDQNHKKRCIRRRKGPLRRSPS
- the LOC134059553 gene encoding basement membrane-specific heparan sulfate proteoglycan core protein-like — translated: MSTKCIQSCPTGLPAKLTVEPQGPVFIGETVTLTCEIEFLSGWTYKWYRGLHLVSETEKNTFSISGAGYSDEGQYWCRGKRRDRPTASETSAIIFIAIQGLPMTTLTVEPQSPVFTGETVTFKCTIYGFDGWAYKWFKEPSSNPVIESNGNTLTIRGAAESHKGQYWCQGERRDRPTISRPSGSVTLNVMGSPAKPRLSLKGTAPVLTGDHISLTCELPSAGWLFYYYKTTPDSQHVSVSEINSYSISPAKVSDGGQYWCRAGRGDPVYYTQYSNALWVNVTERPKAVVSMELNWTHIFHGETVTLRCNIQTDDNHEWEYSWYRNGIHLSINQLHTFTTTHVYKDKYMCQGRQKSNQKESDLSEAFTLNVTEKPTPVLRGPPHIWLTEGDSVTLSCEVTGSATGWRFHWYKTVPFRNRLPAVTYEGTTFYLELLSDGERGSGGSYTLSPAALRHTGVYVCRAERGEPAYHTEFSQLKPIFIAGVPSASLVIKPNRTQHFNGDSLSLSCEVQGNSTGWRLRWFTKREEKSQCPYSWKTLGPRCRTDLDLTDSGVYWCQSDNNAYSHIVNITVHNGHVIIDSPAYPVTEGDALSLRCVYRIQPPDFHANFFKDHLPLKNHTRGEMTITAVSRKDEGYYQCENSQGISPEAYVTVKASLSEPGSSHVLVTVSVVLVTLFILVIILALIYSKKFKGLYNHTTTIAHQDQNLNDQTQHLNQQGYTHLESGEEDTATELVYSELKAGGSTDEHVPSDVIYATGKISHNMAM